The Thermoflavifilum sp. genome contains a region encoding:
- a CDS encoding glycosyltransferase, translating to MHILHVTPYYYPAVQYGGPIQSVHLLNKYLVRKGHRVDVLTTTAGIDARQLARAVQQQELWPEAEGYRLDGVYVRYVACWGAEPYYFSPALARAMWADMQDYDVVHITGLWNFPSTAAAWISRRKHRHYILSPRGMLYPEAIHLKSAWKKKLYYALIARHDLHRATLLHFTTAHEAEQSMAYLHLQTPYRVIPNGMETDVIRQALASAHTQPHGLPDAPYVLYLGRIHPMKGLPLLIEAFGRLVQGSRYPDLMLVIAGDDQHAYAAAIKQQVQDRGLQHRVWFVGQVSGTCKWQLYSRASLFVLPSLSENFGMAVVEAMACGCPVVVTEGVALSREIHAHSAGLVVSREAAALVEAMNRLLQDNALRGQLVAQAARLVDTSYRIEAVADTMIQAYAWMVGKD from the coding sequence ATGCATATCCTCCACGTCACTCCATATTATTATCCAGCAGTGCAGTATGGCGGGCCCATACAGTCGGTACATCTGTTAAACAAATACCTCGTGCGGAAGGGGCATCGGGTGGATGTGCTGACGACCACCGCGGGCATCGATGCCCGACAGCTAGCCCGTGCGGTGCAGCAACAGGAGCTGTGGCCGGAAGCCGAGGGGTACCGGCTGGATGGGGTGTACGTTCGATATGTAGCATGCTGGGGCGCTGAGCCTTACTATTTTTCTCCTGCATTGGCCCGGGCGATGTGGGCGGATATGCAGGATTACGATGTGGTGCATATTACCGGGCTGTGGAATTTCCCATCCACAGCCGCTGCATGGATTTCAAGAAGGAAACACCGGCATTACATCCTTTCACCTCGGGGCATGTTATATCCGGAAGCCATTCATTTGAAATCGGCCTGGAAAAAAAAACTTTATTATGCGCTTATCGCCCGTCATGACCTGCATCGGGCCACCCTGTTGCATTTCACCACAGCGCATGAAGCCGAGCAGTCGATGGCCTATTTGCATTTGCAAACCCCTTATCGTGTTATTCCCAACGGCATGGAAACCGATGTGATCCGGCAAGCCCTGGCATCGGCTCATACACAGCCCCATGGTTTACCCGATGCGCCTTATGTGCTTTATCTGGGGCGCATCCATCCAATGAAGGGGCTACCCTTGCTGATAGAGGCTTTTGGTCGGCTGGTGCAGGGAAGCCGATATCCCGATCTGATGCTGGTGATTGCAGGTGATGATCAACATGCTTATGCCGCGGCTATCAAGCAACAGGTGCAGGATAGGGGTTTACAGCACCGGGTGTGGTTTGTGGGGCAGGTGTCGGGCACATGCAAATGGCAGCTGTACAGTCGGGCCAGCCTGTTTGTATTGCCTTCGCTCAGCGAGAATTTCGGCATGGCCGTGGTGGAAGCCATGGCCTGCGGCTGTCCGGTGGTGGTAACCGAAGGGGTGGCCCTGAGTCGCGAAATCCATGCCCACTCGGCCGGACTGGTCGTGAGCCGGGAGGCGGCGGCTCTTGTTGAAGCCATGAACCGGTTGTTGCAGGATAACGCCCTGCGTGGCCAGCTGGTGGCGCAGGCCGCACGGCTGGTGGACACTTCCTATCGCATTGAAGCCGTCGCCGACACTATGATACAGGCTTATGCGTGGATGGTAGGGAAGGATTGA